A genomic stretch from Arachis stenosperma cultivar V10309 chromosome 3, arast.V10309.gnm1.PFL2, whole genome shotgun sequence includes:
- the LOC130968952 gene encoding benzaldehyde dehydrogenase, mitochondrial, with the protein MASSSTRISRLLSRSSASLFSRGGKGYLGAGFSRYSTATALEEEPIKPAVQVEHTQLLIGGKFVDALSGKTFPTLDPRTGEVIAHVAEGHSEDVDRAVAAARKAFDQGPWPKMTAYERQRILLRAADLLEKHNDELAALETWDNGKPYEQSAQIEIPMLVRLFRYYAGWADKIHGMTVPADGQYHVQTLHEPIGVAGQIIPWNFPLLMFAWKVGPALACGNTIVLKTAEQTPLSALYAAKLFHEAGLPEGVLNVVSGFGPTAGAALASHMDVDKLAFTGSTDTGKVVLELAARSNLKPVTLELGGKSPFIVCEDADVDQAVELAHFALFFNQGQCCCAGSRTYVHERVYDEFVEKAKARALKRIVGDPFKSGIEQGPQIDSEQFEKILKYIRSGVQSGATLETGGDRLGSKGFYVQPTVFSNVEDGMLIAKEEIFGPVQSILKFKDLDEVIERANNTRYGLAAGVFTKNIDTANTLTRALRVGTVWVNCFDTFDAAIPFGGYKMSGQGREKGEYSLKNYLQVKAVVTPLKNPAWL; encoded by the exons ATGGCTTCTTCTTCAACCAGGATCTCCAGGCTTCTCTCTCGCTCCTCCGCCTCTCTCTTTTCGCGAG GTGGGAAGGGTTACCTTGGTGCAGGATTCAGCAGATATAGCACTGCCACTGCCCTTGAAGAAGAACCAATTAAACCAGCAGTGCAAGTAGAACACACCCAACTCCTGATTGGTGGGAAATTCGTTGATGCTCTTTCTG GTAAAACTTTTCCAACCTTGGATCCAAGAACAGGGGAAGTGATTGCTCATGTTGCTGAGGGTCACTCTGAAGATGTTGATAGAGCAGTTGCAGCCGCAAGAAAGGCATTTGATCAAGGGCCATGGCCTAAGATGACAGCCTAT GAAAGGCAAAGGATATTGTTGCGAGCTGCCGATCTGCTTGAGAAGCACAATGATGAGCTTGCAGCACTTGAGACCTGGGATAATGGGAAGCCATATGAACAATCTGCTCAGATTGAAATCCCAATGCTTGTTCGCCTTTTCCGGTACTATGCTG GTTGGGCAGATAAGATCCATGGTATGACAGTTCCGGCTGATGGGCAATATCATGTGCAAACATTGCACGAACCGATCGGTGTTGCTGGTCAGATCATTCCCTGGAATTTCCCTCTTCTCATGTTTGCTTGGAAGGTTGGACCGGCATTGGCCTGTGGCAATACAATTGTTCTCAAAACCGCTGAGCAGACACCATTGTCTGCTTTGTACGCAGCAAAACTATTTCATGAG GCTGGACTTCCTGAAGGTGTTTTGAATGTGGTATCAGGCTTTGGTCCCACTGCTGGCGCTGCTCTTGCAAGTCACATGGATGTGGATAAG CTTGCCTTTACTGGTTCTACTGATACCGGGAAAGTTGTCCTTGAGCTAGCGGCTAGAAGCAATCTTAAGCCAGTAACTTTGGAGCTTGGTGGAAAATCTCCTTTTATTGTATGTGAGGATGCTGATGTAGATCAGGCGGTCGAGCTAGCACACTTTGCCTTATTCTTTAATCAg GGACAATGTTGCTGTGCTGGGTCTAGGACATATGTACATGAACGTGTATATGACGAGTTTGTAGAGAAAGCAAAGGCTCGTGCTTTGAAACGTATTGTTGGTGATCCATTCAAGAGTGGAATAGAGCAAGGTCCTCAG ATTGATTCTGAACAATTTGAGAAGATACTGAAGTATATCAGATCCGGCGTTCAAAGTGGAGCTACACTCGAAACCGGGGGAGATAGACTTGGCAGCAAGGGCTTCTATGTTCAGCCTACCGTCTTCTCAAATGTTGAG GATGGCATGCTGATTGCAAAGGAAGAAATATTTGGCCCGGTGCAATCCATACTAAAATTCAA GGACCTCGATGAGGTTATTGAAAGAGCGAACAACACGCGGTATGGACTGGCGGCAGGGGTGTTCACGAAGAACATAGACACGGCGAACACGCTGACGAGAGCGTTGAGAGTTGGAACAGTTTGGGTGAACTGCTTTGACACATTTGATGCAGCAATTCCATTTGGTGGTTACAAGATGAGTGGGCAGGGAAGGGAAAAGGGAGAGTACAGCCTCAAGAATTACTTGCAAGTCAAGGCAGTTGTTACCCCTTTGAAGAACCCTGCATGGCTTTAG
- the LOC130970547 gene encoding probable xyloglucan endotransglucosylase/hydrolase protein 33 yields the protein MALIWQLKLLFSPLLIILLANVVSSRTRPFTAPTVTPLTNSFPRVPIDPAFSNAFGASNVKLLANGTMATLALDKLSGSGLVSKSSYYYGFFSAAIKLPAGISSGVVVAFYLSNADKFPHNHDEIDIELLGHDKRNDWVIQTNVYANGSVSTGREEKFYFWFDPTKQYHYYSILWNSYHTVFLVDNIPVREFIHGSVFPSKPMSVYATIWDGSEWATHGGKYPVDYKYAPFVVSFSEMQLAGCTSDPLACSKSTPSSGLDPVNGPQFTKLSPQQMAALDWARKKLMFYSYCTDKNRYKVMPPECH from the exons ATGGCACTAATTTGGCAACTCAAGCTTCTCTTCTCACCTCTCTTAATAATCTTATTAGCAAACGTGGTTTCTTCACGCACTAGGCCCTTCACAGCTCCAACTGTGACACCCTTGACTAATTCCTTCCCTCGTGTCCCAATTGATCCTGCTTTTTCTAATGCTTTTGGGGCCTCCAATGTCAAGCTTCTTGCTAATGGGACCATGGCCACTCTGGCTCTCGACAAACTCTCAG GCTCCGGATTAGTGTCCAAAAGCAGTTACTACTATGGATTCTTCAGTGCTGCAATCAAATTACCAGCTGGTATATCATCTGGAGTTGTAGTTGCCTTCTAT TTGTCTAATGCAGATAAATTCCCTCATAACCATGATGAGATTGATATCGAACTTCTTGGGCATGACAAGAGGAACGATTGGGTTATCCAAACAAATGTGTATGCCAATGGAAGCGTGAGCACTGGAAGAGAAGAAAAGTTCTACTTCTGGTTCGACCCAACAAAGCAGTACCATTACTATAGCATCTTGTGGAACAGTTATCATACAGT GTTCCTAGTGGACAACATTCCAGTGAGAGAATTCATACACGGGTCTGTTTTCCCATCAAAACCGATGTCGGTGTATGCAACAATATGGGATGGTTCAGAATGGGCCACACATGGTGGAAAATACCCTGTTGATTACAAGTATGCACCATTTGTTGTTTCATTCTCAGAGATGCAACTCGCTGGCTGCACTTCTGACCCATTAGCATGCTCTAAATCCACCCCTTCTTCTGGTCTAGACCCTGTTAACGGACCTCAATTTACCAAGCTATCCCCACAACAGATGGCAGCACTTGATTGGGCTAGAAAGAAGCTCATGTTTTACTCCTATTGTACTGACAAGAACAGATATAAAGTCATGCCACCAGAATGCCActaa